Genomic segment of Apium graveolens cultivar Ventura chromosome 7, ASM990537v1, whole genome shotgun sequence:
GAACCACCGTGTGTCATTGATCGCAATAGATAAGAAGGGCAAAATAGATTGTCTCATGATTATTTTTCAGTTAATCCCACATATACAGAAGCGCAATATCGCCGAAGATTCAAGATGAGTCGATCATTGTTACTATGAATGGAAGAAGCAATTACAGTTCTAGATAATTATTTTATCCAAAGAATTGATGTTGTGGGTGCTCGTGGATTATCATCTCTTCTGGAAAATGACAGTTGCATTGAGAATGCTTGCTATGGAACAGCCGCTGATGCTATTGATGATTATGTAAGAACTGGTGAAAGTACAGCAATAGAGAGTCTAAAAAAATTTGCTAAAGCAGTCGTCAATATATTTGGTACTGAATATTTGATACGGCCAAATGGTAGAAACATGGCTAGATTATTGGCAGAAAATGAAGCACGTGGAATGTTGGGCAGTATTAATTGTATGCACTGGAAGTGGAAAAATTATCCAACCGGATGACAAGATATGTATACTGGTCATATTCATGAACCAACCATCATTTTAGAAGCAATAGCTTCTAAAGACCTTTGGATTTGGCATTCTTTCTTTGGATTGTCGGGATCGTTAAATGCTATTAATGTATTAGATCGATCTGATTTATTTAACGACTTGGCAGAAGGTCGTGGACCTAATGTGAGGTATACCGTCAACTGGAATGAGTATAATATGGTATATATCTTGCCGACAGTATATATCCTTCTTCGCCAACTTTTGTCAAAACTATTTCAAAACCTCaaggtaacaaaacaaatatTTTACAAATGCACAAGAATCTGTTAGAAAAGATGTTGAAAGGGCATTTGGAGTGTCGCAATCTCGATTTTTTACGATTCGTGGACCATCACGATTTCGGGATGTGGGTACAATAAAATATATTATGACATCCTGCATAATTATTACACAACATGATCGTGAAAGATAAAAGAGATTCATCTATTAAAGAGGAACACTATGACACAGATGTTGAAATACCTTTTGTTACTCCGGATCACAGTTGCCCAAATAATTTAAGAGAATTCAACAAGTACATCAATAAATTCTAGATAAACAAGTACATGTTCATTTGTAAAATGATTTTGTAGAGTATTTTTGGCAGATCTATGGTGGTGACATTAATTGAACCTTAGATCTCTGTTTGCTATCAATGTTCTAAATTTGTATTTGCATTTCCATTGTT
This window contains:
- the LOC141674519 gene encoding uncharacterized protein LOC141674519, encoding MEEAITVLDNYFIQRIDVVGARGLSSLLENDSCIENACYGTAADAIDDYVRTGESTAIESLKKFAKAVVNIFGTEYLIRPNGRNMARLLAENEARGMLGSINYRSDLFNDLAEGRGPNVRYTVNWNEYNMIYGGDIN